The sequence below is a genomic window from Terriglobia bacterium.
TCCGTTCCGATCGCATAGCCAAGTTCCAGCGCACACGCACCGATGATGAGATCCGCTAAAGGAAGCGTGATGCCTTTGGCGGCTTGTTCTCCGCCGACACGAGCAATGATTTCCGCCGTCGCCTGAGTAATGGAGTGCACCGGAATCTGTGCCTTCAACTCATCGACAAACTGACGGCGGTGTTGGCTGCGGCCGGGCGTGTTCGCTCGATAAATGCCGTGCGCCATTTCCGCAACCGTCAGCGCCGAGACAACAATCGGAACATCAGCGACGATAGGGACAGCCGCGCGAATGTTTCGAAGGACTTGCGGTGTGGTGAGTTTGGCGCGCTCGGCAGCAACGAGGACGCTTGAATCAAGCACTAGTCCACGGATGGCGGATTCCATGGCTCACGATGGCTCTGGATGCCTTCTTGTACATCCCGCGCAAAATCCTCATCGAGGACGGCATGGGCGCCGCTGGCTTCAAGAGCCGCAATCACTTCGGAGATCTTGCGGCCTTTGACTTCGGGAGCTTTGAGCACAGCGACGGGCCGATGGTTTTGCTCGATGATCACCTCGACGCCTTGCTGGACCTTTTCCAAAACGCCATGCAGATCGCGTGCAAGTTCTGTTTCGCTGATACGAA
It includes:
- a CDS encoding PIN domain-containing protein, with the translated sequence MESAIRGLVLDSSVLVAAERAKLTTPQVLRNIRAAVPIVADVPIVVSALTVAEMAHGIYRANTPGRSQHRRQFVDELKAQIPVHSITQATAEIIARVGGEQAAKGITLPLADLIIGACALELGYAIGTDNRRDFDRIPDFRVISL